From Halapricum desulfuricans, a single genomic window includes:
- a CDS encoding beta-ribofuranosylaminobenzene 5'-phosphate synthase family protein, with translation MWMWFLRLTLSGQYIYYFSPRFVERVKSLAMKIETGCRLHFGLIDLSRESNRVDGGIGLGLKYPGIVIEAEESDILQVQGPKRERAKTAATAVIQEYGLDPVKITIRQTIPPHRGLGWGTQLSLAVGFAVAEINDKKLSTRTMAEVVGRGGTSGIGTAVFSEGGFILDGGHSLDSKSGFLPSAASDVPPPPVLSRLEFPDWHIKIFLPDSVGAHGSDELTVFEEGCPIPIDEVQKLSHIILMKLIPSIAQGDYILFREAINSMQFIGFKKREIKRQPDSLSLVNELQEMGYAAGMSSLGPAVFVISPDPIDIEYDGVKSIDTEASTTGAEFTDR, from the coding sequence ATGTGGATGTGGTTCTTACGCCTCACACTTTCAGGGCAGTACATATATTATTTCTCCCCTCGTTTTGTGGAGCGTGTCAAGTCACTTGCCATGAAAATAGAAACCGGATGCAGATTACACTTCGGGTTAATTGATCTAAGCCGTGAATCGAACCGTGTGGATGGCGGGATAGGCCTCGGTTTAAAATATCCTGGTATTGTGATAGAAGCTGAGGAATCCGATATTCTCCAAGTACAGGGGCCTAAGCGAGAGCGAGCGAAGACAGCAGCAACTGCGGTTATTCAAGAATACGGTTTAGATCCAGTTAAAATAACAATACGACAAACTATTCCGCCACATAGAGGACTGGGATGGGGGACTCAACTTTCTCTGGCCGTAGGATTTGCTGTAGCGGAGATCAACGACAAAAAATTGTCTACGAGGACTATGGCTGAAGTTGTAGGACGTGGTGGCACATCAGGTATTGGTACAGCAGTATTCTCTGAAGGGGGATTCATTTTGGATGGAGGTCATAGTTTAGATAGTAAGAGCGGATTCTTACCCTCAGCAGCATCTGATGTGCCACCGCCACCAGTATTATCCAGGTTAGAGTTTCCAGATTGGCATATCAAGATATTCCTTCCAGATTCAGTTGGTGCTCATGGTTCTGACGAACTCACAGTATTTGAAGAAGGATGTCCTATTCCTATAGATGAGGTGCAGAAACTTTCACATATAATACTAATGAAATTGATTCCGAGTATCGCACAGGGTGATTATATATTGTTTCGAGAAGCAATAAATTCGATGCAGTTCATTGGTTTCAAAAAAAGAGAGATAAAGAGACAACCAGATTCACTATCTTTAGTTAATGAGTTGCAAGAAATGGGATACGCTGCTGGCATGTCGTCATTAGGACCAGCTGTTTTTGTGATATCCCCAGATCCAATAGATATAGAGTATGATGGGGTGAAAAGTATAGACACAGAAGCTTCGACCACTGGCGCAGAATTCACAGATCGATAA
- a CDS encoding amino acid-binding protein yields the protein MSDSRTQSYTVRLELADEPGELLAALEPIADNGGNLLSIFHERGNVSPRGRIPVEVDLEATPERFETIVEALREAGVNVVQAGQERYSEELTVVLVGHLVDTDLSDTLSQLRDENGAVADVSLSAPEGAEGESSARVRLKTDQGAVEETLQAVRSVADQKDLRVIEPLAAGGGV from the coding sequence ATGAGCGATTCGCGAACCCAGTCGTATACGGTTCGGCTGGAACTCGCCGACGAACCCGGCGAGCTACTGGCCGCGCTGGAACCGATCGCCGACAACGGCGGTAATCTATTGTCGATCTTCCACGAGCGCGGGAACGTCTCCCCGCGCGGCCGCATTCCGGTCGAGGTGGACCTGGAGGCGACGCCGGAGCGCTTCGAGACGATCGTCGAAGCGCTGCGCGAGGCCGGCGTCAACGTCGTCCAGGCGGGCCAGGAACGGTACAGCGAGGAACTGACGGTGGTTCTCGTGGGTCATCTCGTCGATACTGATCTTTCGGACACACTCTCGCAGCTACGGGATGAGAACGGTGCCGTTGCGGATGTGTCACTGTCCGCGCCGGAGGGCGCAGAGGGTGAATCGAGCGCCCGGGTTCGACTGAAGACCGATCAGGGGGCCGTCGAGGAGACGCTTCAGGCCGTCCGATCGGTCGCCGACCAGAAGGACTTGCGCGTGATCGAGCCGCTGGCAGCGGGAGGTGGTGTCTGA
- a CDS encoding AAA family ATPase: MSRLILCIVGPSCAGKTTSAEYIQERRDTDHFEASEFVKSRYSNSTFSGSLMEFVKTEFDREGKETFARPVCGEISEADESEAIISGFRTKQEVDFIKKKFSDVLVVGLYANSLLRYQRKLRRDNPESEYEYQDFLQKDFIEYNFGIMEMFDSEEDILIVNEGTLDNLYTTIDEQILSKIDSN; the protein is encoded by the coding sequence ATGAGTAGATTGATTTTGTGTATAGTTGGACCCTCTTGTGCAGGAAAGACCACGAGTGCTGAATACATACAAGAAAGACGTGATACAGATCACTTTGAGGCAAGTGAGTTCGTCAAAAGCCGATATTCTAACTCTACTTTTTCTGGTTCTTTAATGGAGTTTGTAAAAACGGAGTTTGACAGGGAGGGCAAGGAGACCTTTGCTAGGCCCGTATGTGGGGAAATATCTGAGGCTGATGAAAGTGAGGCGATTATTTCGGGCTTCCGGACGAAACAGGAGGTGGACTTCATTAAGAAAAAGTTTTCTGATGTTCTTGTAGTTGGATTATATGCAAATAGTCTACTACGGTACCAACGAAAACTAAGACGGGATAATCCCGAATCAGAATACGAATATCAAGATTTCCTACAAAAAGACTTCATAGAATACAATTTTGGGATTATGGAAATGTTCGACAGTGAAGAAGACATTTTAATCGTGAACGAGGGAACACTCGATAATCTATATACTACGATAGATGAACAGATTCTAAGTAAAATAGATTCGAATTAG
- a CDS encoding amino acid-binding protein yields the protein MSETRTQAYTVRLELDDEPGELLAALEPIADNGGNLLSIFHERGNLTPRGRIPVEVDLEATPERFETIVEALREAGVNVVQAGQERYSEELTVVLVGHLVDTDLSDTLSQLRAETDSRVADLSLSAPQGVDDESSARVRLKTDQGAVEETLQAVRSVADQKDLRVIEPLATGGGV from the coding sequence ATGAGCGAGACCCGAACCCAGGCGTACACGGTCCGGCTGGAACTGGATGACGAACCCGGCGAGCTGCTGGCCGCGCTGGAACCGATCGCCGACAACGGCGGTAATCTATTATCTATCTTTCACGAACGGGGCAACCTCACACCGCGGGGCCGCATCCCGGTCGAGGTGGATCTCGAGGCGACGCCCGAACGCTTCGAGACGATCGTCGAGGCACTGCGCGAAGCCGGCGTCAACGTCGTCCAGGCGGGCCAGGAACGGTACAGCGAGGAACTGACGGTAGTTCTCGTGGGTCACCTCGTTGATACTGACCTTTCGGATACGCTCTCACAATTGCGGGCGGAGACGGATAGCCGCGTCGCGGACCTGTCGCTGTCCGCCCCGCAAGGGGTCGACGACGAATCGAGCGCCCGGGTTCGACTGAAGACCGATCAGGGGGCCGTCGAGGAGACGCTTCAGGCCGTCCGATCGGTCGCCGATCAGAAAGACCTGCGCGTGATCGAACCGCTGGCGACCGGGGGTGGCGTCTGA
- a CDS encoding homoserine dehydrogenase — MRLAIAGAGAVGSSVAELAGEYGHTVTAITDSTSAATDPDGLDVDAVLERKNTEGIVGTADPVDALDADYDVLVEATPTTLGDAQPGFGHVTVALERDRHVVLANKGPVAERYGEVMALAEESAGEVRFEATVGGAIPVLSTIENYGPGTITAARGVLNGTANFILSRMAGEGLDYEHVLAEAQDLGVAEADPAFDVEGTDAALKFVILANVLAAGDREYTLDDATVEGIEAIPPSALELAREDGRTIRLIGEVSGGEIRVGPRLVSEQADLAPSGTRNIVQLETENAGRLNLSGRGAGGPETATAVLSDVTQLAPRAP; from the coding sequence ATGCGCCTCGCGATCGCAGGCGCGGGCGCAGTCGGGAGTTCCGTCGCGGAACTGGCCGGCGAATACGGACACACGGTGACCGCGATAACCGACTCGACGTCGGCCGCGACCGATCCCGACGGTCTCGATGTCGACGCTGTCCTCGAACGCAAGAACACTGAGGGGATCGTCGGGACGGCGGACCCAGTGGATGCCCTCGACGCCGACTACGACGTGCTCGTGGAAGCGACGCCGACGACGCTCGGCGACGCCCAGCCCGGGTTCGGCCACGTGACGGTCGCACTCGAACGGGACCGTCACGTCGTGCTGGCCAACAAGGGACCGGTCGCGGAACGCTACGGCGAGGTGATGGCCCTGGCCGAAGAGAGTGCTGGCGAGGTCCGGTTCGAGGCGACGGTCGGCGGCGCGATCCCGGTGCTGTCGACGATCGAGAACTACGGTCCGGGGACGATCACCGCGGCCCGGGGCGTGCTCAACGGGACCGCGAACTTCATCCTCTCGCGGATGGCCGGGGAGGGGCTGGATTACGAACACGTGCTGGCCGAGGCGCAGGATCTGGGTGTCGCGGAAGCCGATCCTGCCTTCGACGTGGAAGGCACCGACGCGGCGCTGAAATTCGTCATCCTGGCGAACGTCCTCGCGGCGGGCGACCGCGAGTACACCCTCGACGATGCGACCGTCGAGGGGATCGAGGCGATCCCGCCCAGTGCGCTGGAACTGGCCCGCGAAGACGGCCGGACCATTCGCCTGATCGGCGAGGTTTCGGGCGGCGAGATCCGTGTCGGACCACGGCTGGTGTCCGAACAGGCCGATCTCGCCCCGAGTGGCACCCGCAACATCGTTCAGCTGGAGACCGAAAACGCGGGACGGCTTAATCTCTCGGGCCGCGGCGCGGGCGGTCCGGAGACCGCGACGGCGGTACTGTCGGACGTTACGCAACTTGCCCCCCGCGCCCCGTGA
- a CDS encoding amidohydrolase family protein, whose amino-acid sequence MRLVDTHTHAWGPDTADLPWHSADLPPEWSGPYPHADLVADMDAAEVDEAVLQPTTIYGRDERANEYTLRTIEAHPERLWGVGVMEYFQDEPDLRQAVRRVIGHERMLGIRFHAAFEYGETPGEMDRQADWIADDALDPLYDELATQDAAVFVLAKPGQYSLLAALAAANPDVTFVLEHMGWPDEGMSPDEEPWTDIETLAERENVYVKVSSIPRASGDAWPYEAAGLFVRKLLSWFGPERLMIGSDYPWLDDWASYRACLSWPEAAEYLSARDLSWLSYRTFETLRE is encoded by the coding sequence ATGCGCCTGGTCGATACACACACGCACGCTTGGGGGCCCGATACAGCCGACTTGCCCTGGCACAGTGCCGATCTCCCGCCGGAGTGGTCCGGCCCGTATCCCCACGCGGATCTCGTCGCCGACATGGATGCGGCCGAAGTCGACGAAGCGGTGTTGCAGCCGACGACGATCTACGGCCGCGACGAACGAGCCAACGAGTACACGCTCCGGACGATCGAGGCTCATCCCGAACGCCTGTGGGGCGTGGGTGTCATGGAGTATTTCCAGGACGAACCCGATCTCCGACAGGCTGTTCGCCGCGTGATCGGTCACGAACGGATGCTCGGGATTCGGTTCCACGCCGCCTTCGAGTACGGGGAGACGCCCGGTGAGATGGATCGACAGGCGGACTGGATCGCCGACGATGCGCTCGATCCGCTGTACGACGAGCTCGCCACGCAGGATGCGGCCGTGTTCGTCCTCGCGAAACCCGGGCAGTACTCTCTGCTCGCTGCGCTCGCAGCGGCCAATCCCGATGTCACGTTTGTCCTCGAACATATGGGCTGGCCTGACGAGGGGATGAGCCCCGACGAAGAGCCCTGGACCGATATCGAGACGCTGGCGGAGCGTGAGAACGTCTACGTCAAGGTAAGCTCGATTCCGAGGGCGTCGGGAGATGCCTGGCCTTACGAGGCTGCCGGGCTGTTTGTCCGGAAACTCCTGTCGTGGTTCGGTCCCGAGCGCCTCATGATCGGCTCGGATTACCCCTGGCTGGACGACTGGGCGTCCTATCGAGCGTGTCTCTCCTGGCCGGAAGCCGCCGAGTACCTCTCCGCTCGGGATCTGTCGTGGCTCTCCTATCGGACGTTCGAGACGCTTCGGGAGTGA
- the rpsJ gene encoding 30S ribosomal protein S10: protein MMQQARVRLAGTSPDDLDDICDDVREIANKTGVKLSGPVPLPTKTLEVPARKSPDGEGTATWEHWEMRVHKRLIDIDADERALRQLMRIQVPNDVSIEIVLED from the coding sequence ATAATGCAGCAAGCACGCGTTCGGCTCGCGGGCACCAGTCCGGACGATCTGGACGACATCTGCGACGACGTCCGCGAGATCGCGAACAAGACCGGCGTCAAACTCAGCGGTCCCGTTCCGCTGCCGACCAAGACGCTGGAAGTGCCGGCCCGGAAGTCCCCTGACGGAGAGGGGACGGCCACCTGGGAGCACTGGGAGATGCGCGTCCACAAGCGGCTGATCGACATCGACGCCGACGAACGGGCGCTGCGCCAGCTGATGCGCATCCAGGTCCCCAACGACGTCTCCATCGAGATCGTCCTCGAGGACTGA
- the tuf gene encoding translation elongation factor EF-1 subunit alpha has product MSDDKPHQNLAIIGHVDHGKSTMVGRLLYETGSVPEHVIEQHKEEAEEKGKGGFEFAYVMDNLAEERERGVTIDIAHQEFDTDEYYFTIVDCPGHRDFVKNMITGASQADNAVLVVAADDGVQPQTQEHVFLSKTLGIDELIVAVNKMDLVDYKESSYDEVVEEVKQLLKQVAFDAEKAKFIPTSAFEGDNVSETSDNTDWYDGETLLEALNALPEPQPPTDAPLRLPIQDVYTISGIGTVPVGRIETGTMQPGDNVSFQPSDVGGEVKTVEMHHEEVPSAGPGDNVGFNVRGIGKDDIRRGDVCGPADDPPTVAETFQAQIVVMQHPSVITAGYTPVFHAHTAQVACTIESIDQKIDPSSGEVAEENPDFIQSGDAAVVTVRPQKPLSIEPSSEIPELGSFAIRDMGQTIAAGKVLSVDERE; this is encoded by the coding sequence ATGAGCGACGACAAACCGCACCAGAACTTGGCCATCATCGGCCACGTTGACCACGGGAAGAGTACGATGGTTGGTCGGCTCCTGTACGAGACAGGATCCGTACCCGAGCACGTCATCGAACAGCACAAGGAAGAAGCAGAAGAGAAGGGCAAGGGCGGCTTCGAGTTCGCCTACGTCATGGACAACCTCGCCGAGGAGCGCGAGCGCGGGGTCACCATCGACATCGCCCACCAGGAGTTCGACACCGACGAGTACTACTTCACGATCGTCGACTGTCCGGGTCACCGCGACTTCGTGAAGAACATGATCACGGGCGCGAGCCAGGCCGACAACGCCGTGCTCGTGGTCGCCGCCGACGACGGCGTCCAGCCCCAGACTCAGGAGCACGTCTTCCTCTCGAAGACGCTGGGTATCGACGAGCTCATCGTCGCCGTGAACAAGATGGACCTCGTCGACTACAAGGAATCCTCCTACGACGAGGTCGTCGAAGAAGTCAAACAGCTCCTCAAGCAGGTCGCGTTCGACGCCGAGAAGGCGAAGTTCATCCCGACCTCCGCCTTCGAGGGCGACAACGTCTCCGAGACCTCGGACAACACGGACTGGTACGACGGCGAGACCCTGCTGGAGGCGCTCAACGCGCTGCCTGAGCCCCAGCCGCCGACGGACGCGCCGCTGCGACTGCCGATCCAGGACGTCTACACCATCTCCGGTATCGGGACCGTCCCCGTCGGACGGATCGAGACCGGGACGATGCAGCCCGGCGACAACGTTAGCTTCCAGCCCAGCGACGTCGGCGGCGAGGTCAAGACCGTCGAAATGCACCACGAGGAAGTCCCGAGCGCGGGCCCAGGTGACAACGTCGGGTTCAACGTTCGCGGCATCGGCAAGGACGACATCCGACGCGGTGACGTCTGTGGTCCGGCCGACGACCCGCCGACGGTCGCCGAGACCTTCCAGGCGCAGATTGTCGTCATGCAGCACCCGAGCGTGATCACTGCGGGTTACACGCCGGTCTTCCACGCCCACACCGCACAGGTCGCCTGTACGATCGAATCGATCGATCAGAAGATCGACCCCTCGTCCGGCGAGGTCGCCGAGGAGAACCCCGACTTCATCCAGTCGGGCGACGCGGCGGTCGTCACCGTCCGTCCGCAGAAACCGCTCAGCATCGAGCCGTCCAGCGAGATCCCCGAGCTCGGCTCCTTCGCCATCCGTGACATGGGTCAGACCATCGCGGCCGGCAAGGTCCTGAGCGTCGACGAGCGCGAATAA
- a CDS encoding non-canonical purine NTP pyrophosphatase yields the protein MIDDNIPLLLITTSSRKFDHLRYLSHHNNLTQNHNVVLAQVPWEYQEIQSDNMDLLLSEAIQRKIFDDIRNTFFMIEQTSVFFDAMDSRGPGQYFKKWWDTKSDEDLKLKFSRNPGATIESGLALNIPDHDPLIFTNTQKGKINMDGEIREENKKYSWLSSDDFNLYFTPKGSTKVYNEMNISEFLEYDFRKPNFDRICERIGEYSSIIRNKITPDSIRTVVESNIENVIYKDTDSFGESTGDPKQSSLSDL from the coding sequence ATGATTGATGATAATATACCTCTGCTATTGATAACTACTAGTAGTAGAAAGTTCGACCACTTGCGGTATTTATCTCACCATAACAATTTAACTCAAAATCATAATGTCGTGTTAGCGCAGGTTCCTTGGGAATACCAAGAGATTCAATCGGACAATATGGATCTGTTGTTATCTGAAGCTATCCAAAGAAAGATATTTGATGATATAAGAAATACCTTCTTTATGATTGAACAAACTTCGGTGTTCTTTGATGCGATGGATAGCAGGGGCCCTGGTCAATATTTCAAAAAGTGGTGGGACACTAAATCAGATGAGGATTTAAAATTGAAGTTCAGTCGAAATCCCGGCGCCACTATTGAGTCAGGATTAGCTCTTAATATTCCAGACCATGATCCTCTCATATTCACTAATACGCAGAAGGGGAAAATAAATATGGACGGGGAGATTAGAGAAGAGAATAAAAAGTACTCCTGGTTAAGTTCAGATGACTTTAATTTGTATTTCACTCCAAAAGGGTCTACAAAAGTTTATAACGAAATGAATATCAGTGAGTTTTTAGAATATGACTTTCGAAAACCGAATTTTGATCGAATCTGTGAACGGATTGGCGAGTATTCCTCTATAATAAGAAATAAAATCACTCCTGATAGTATACGTACTGTAGTGGAGTCCAATATTGAGAACGTCATATACAAAGATACCGACTCTTTCGGGGAATCTACTGGCGATCCTAAACAATCCAGCTTGAGTGATTTATGA
- a CDS encoding tyrosine-type recombinase/integrase, which translates to MTDELEPLAPSTGKQMYLDERRHELTEATIQSHGYRLKQFVLWCEDDGIDNLNNLSGRDIHRFRVKRREEDGLATASMKGQLATLRMFLRFCASIDAVTPGLDEKIILPTTTAEDARDELITADRANEILDHLQQYRYATLEHALLEVLWHTGLRVGAATGLDVSDYDSDERSLELSHRPDTGTTLKNQGSGERFVALSERVCDVLDDWISVNHPGAEDDYGRDPLFATQRSRLSRNRARSIAYQYTRPCVYSDRCPHDREIEECEARPTSQAHSCPSALSPHPFRRGAITYHLQEDTPEPVVRDRMDVSMDVIDRHYDQRAPQEKLRQRRQYLPDQ; encoded by the coding sequence ATGACAGACGAACTCGAACCACTGGCACCCAGCACAGGCAAGCAAATGTATCTCGACGAACGCCGCCACGAACTCACTGAGGCGACTATCCAGTCGCACGGCTATCGTCTCAAGCAGTTCGTGTTGTGGTGCGAGGATGATGGCATCGACAATCTGAACAACCTCTCCGGGCGCGACATCCACCGGTTTCGGGTCAAGCGCCGCGAAGAAGACGGCCTAGCGACGGCCAGTATGAAAGGTCAACTGGCGACGTTACGGATGTTCTTGCGATTCTGCGCGAGCATCGACGCGGTTACCCCGGGTCTCGACGAGAAGATCATCCTCCCGACGACCACCGCTGAGGATGCACGTGATGAGTTGATCACAGCTGACCGAGCTAATGAGATTCTCGACCATCTCCAACAGTATCGATACGCGACCTTGGAGCACGCGCTACTCGAAGTCCTGTGGCACACTGGACTGCGGGTCGGTGCTGCAACCGGGCTGGACGTATCTGACTACGACTCCGACGAACGATCTTTGGAGCTGAGTCACCGGCCAGATACCGGGACGACGCTGAAGAATCAGGGGAGTGGTGAACGCTTCGTGGCGCTGAGCGAGCGCGTCTGCGACGTCCTCGACGATTGGATCTCTGTGAATCATCCTGGCGCTGAGGACGATTACGGCCGCGATCCACTCTTTGCCACCCAGCGCTCACGACTGAGCAGGAATCGGGCCAGGTCGATCGCCTACCAGTACACACGACCCTGCGTATACAGCGATAGATGTCCGCACGACCGTGAGATCGAGGAGTGTGAAGCACGGCCAACCTCGCAGGCACACTCGTGTCCCTCAGCGCTGAGCCCCCATCCCTTTCGCCGCGGGGCGATAACCTACCATCTTCAAGAAGACACGCCGGAACCGGTCGTCCGTGACCGGATGGATGTTAGTATGGACGTGATCGACCGGCATTACGACCAACGGGCACCACAAGAGAAGTTGAGACAGCGGCGACAGTACCTGCCTGATCAATAG
- a CDS encoding homoserine dehydrogenase, protein MRLAIVGTGTVGSSVAELAGEYGHTVTAMANVEAATIDPDGIDVEAALERQHEGERHLGEADPEDALDAEYDVLVEATPVTLGDAQPGFGHVTVALERDRHVVLANKGPVAERYGEVMALAEESAGEVRFEATVGGAIPVLSTIEDYGPGTITAARGVLNGTANFILSRMASAGLGYEHVLAEAQDLGVAETDPAFDVEGTDAALKCVILANVLTGSDREYTLEDATVEGIKDIPESALELAQEDGRTIRLIGEVSGGEIRVGPRLVPEHSELAVTGTTNIVQLETENAGRLNLSGRGAGGPETATAMLADVGRLDPL, encoded by the coding sequence ATGCGTCTGGCGATCGTCGGGACCGGCACCGTCGGGAGTTCCGTCGCGGAACTCGCCGGAGAGTACGGACACACGGTGACCGCGATGGCGAACGTCGAGGCGGCGACGATCGACCCTGACGGGATCGACGTCGAAGCCGCGCTTGAGCGCCAGCACGAGGGTGAGCGCCACCTTGGCGAGGCCGACCCCGAGGATGCTCTCGACGCCGAATACGACGTGCTCGTGGAGGCGACGCCGGTCACGCTCGGCGACGCCCAGCCCGGGTTCGGCCACGTGACGGTCGCACTCGAACGGGACCGTCACGTCGTGCTGGCCAACAAGGGACCGGTCGCGGAACGCTACGGCGAGGTGATGGCCCTGGCCGAAGAGAGTGCTGGCGAGGTCCGGTTCGAGGCGACGGTCGGCGGCGCGATTCCGGTGCTGTCGACGATCGAAGACTACGGTCCGGGGACGATCACCGCGGCCCGGGGCGTGCTCAACGGGACCGCGAACTTCATCCTCTCACGGATGGCCAGTGCCGGGCTGGGCTACGAACACGTGCTGGCCGAGGCGCAGGATCTCGGCGTCGCGGAAACGGATCCCGCGTTCGACGTGGAAGGGACCGACGCGGCCCTGAAGTGTGTCATCCTGGCGAACGTCCTCACTGGGAGCGACCGCGAGTACACCCTCGAAGATGCGACCGTCGAGGGCATCAAAGACATTCCCGAGAGCGCGCTGGAGCTAGCCCAGGAAGACGGCCGAACGATCCGACTGATCGGCGAGGTCTCGGGCGGCGAGATCCGCGTCGGCCCGCGACTGGTGCCCGAACACAGTGAGCTCGCAGTCACCGGGACGACCAATATCGTCCAGCTGGAGACCGAAAACGCGGGGCGACTCAACCTCTCGGGTCGCGGCGCTGGCGGTCCGGAGACCGCGACAGCGATGCTGGCCGATGTCGGCCGACTCGACCCGCTGTAA
- a CDS encoding type IV pilin, with translation MDIKKFFTDDDAVSPVIGVILMVAITVILAAVIASFVLGLGDSTNTTPTADFDFEYNNSGANEVVITHNTGDTIDADRVTVKVDGTEVGSGGYNFSSGSGFSGDISSGSSVNVTGFSGGEQVTVTWNSEDQESSSTLGEYTVPN, from the coding sequence ATGGACATCAAGAAATTCTTCACAGACGACGACGCCGTGAGTCCGGTTATCGGCGTGATCCTCATGGTCGCGATCACGGTGATTCTCGCGGCCGTCATCGCATCGTTCGTGCTCGGACTGGGCGACTCGACGAACACGACGCCGACCGCCGACTTCGATTTTGAATATAATAACAGTGGTGCAAACGAAGTGGTCATCACGCACAATACGGGTGACACAATCGACGCAGACCGCGTGACGGTCAAAGTGGATGGCACCGAAGTCGGCAGTGGTGGTTACAATTTCTCCTCAGGCAGTGGCTTCTCAGGTGATATCTCCTCCGGATCTTCAGTTAACGTAACAGGATTTTCCGGAGGAGAGCAAGTCACCGTCACGTGGAACTCTGAAGATCAGGAATCCTCGTCGACGCTCGGCGAGTACACAGTCCCGAACTAA